A genome region from Desulfurobacterium indicum includes the following:
- the ispE gene encoding 4-(cytidine 5'-diphospho)-2-C-methyl-D-erythritol kinase: MKIILPSPAKINLSLWVNGKRDDGYHDILTVFHTINVFDYISIQQSGQLELNVAGSTIVPAGGDNLIIKACDVFSKHTGIKPKVSITLEKHIPIGAGLGGGSSNAALVLKGLNMLYNYPVDEEKLMEMAAEIGSDVAFFIKGGLAIGYGRGEKLIFYGKHKFDILLVYPNIFCSTAEVYKYLPPIKREISIEDAERLILIPLMKGDLDTLRENMWNDLESSRAPCIKEVMEAKKIIEDVVGTKVLMSGSGSSLFTIVDKNKKIDITPLQRKGWWVKFCSAI, encoded by the coding sequence ATGAAGATAATATTACCATCTCCGGCAAAGATAAATTTATCCCTCTGGGTTAACGGGAAAAGGGATGACGGTTATCACGATATATTAACCGTTTTTCATACGATAAACGTATTTGATTATATATCTATTCAGCAGTCAGGTCAGCTTGAGCTTAATGTGGCTGGTTCTACTATAGTGCCTGCTGGTGGAGACAATCTTATAATAAAAGCCTGTGATGTTTTCTCAAAACATACTGGTATAAAGCCTAAAGTCAGTATAACGCTGGAAAAGCACATACCGATAGGTGCCGGTCTTGGCGGCGGTAGTTCAAATGCGGCCCTTGTTCTGAAAGGTTTAAATATGCTTTATAACTATCCTGTTGATGAAGAAAAGTTGATGGAGATGGCTGCCGAGATAGGTTCTGATGTTGCTTTTTTTATTAAAGGTGGTCTTGCTATAGGTTACGGTAGAGGAGAAAAGCTCATATTTTACGGAAAACATAAGTTTGATATTCTTCTCGTTTATCCCAATATCTTTTGTTCTACGGCAGAGGTTTATAAATATTTACCACCCATAAAGAGGGAGATCAGCATAGAAGACGCCGAAAGACTTATACTTATTCCTCTTATGAAGGGTGATTTAGATACTTTAAGAGAAAACATGTGGAATGATCTTGAATCTTCAAGAGCGCCTTGTATAAAAGAGGTTATGGAAGCTAAAAAAATAATTGAAGATGTTGTGGGCACGAAAGTTTTAATGAGTGGAAGTGGTTCAAGTTTATTTACTATCGTAGATAAAAATAAAAAAATAGACATTACCCCCTTGCAAAGAAAAGGTTGGTGGGTTAAATTTTGTTCTGCAATTTGA